Proteins encoded by one window of Chromobacterium violaceum ATCC 12472:
- a CDS encoding ABC transporter ATP-binding protein → MTEFAIELTGINKSFGAVKANRDVTMSVPKGSIHGIIGENGAGKSTLMSILYGYYHADSGTIRVNGKDVRIRNSQEAIRLGIGMVHQHFMLVETFTVLENIVLGAEGGRLLKGGMEQAREHLKELNKNYSLEVDPDALVGDLGVGLQQRVEILKALYRGADVLILDEPTAVLTPQEADHLFHILRSLKAQGKTVILITHKLREVMDITDNVSVMRAGTVVDNVRTCDVDKEKLADLMVGRKVSLKVDKADSQAGAAVLDVQGLTLIDERKVKLLDNLNFQVRAGEIVGIAGVSGNGQSELLEVLAGMRDPSAGAVVYKGEDLLKLPCRRKPRAAVYRQRGIGHIPEDRSREGLVKAFSTFENAILGYHDDKTLNSGPLYSRKKLVERTRDFIAQFDIRPGNPLLRVGLLSGGNQQKVVLAREIHANPDLLLIGQPTRGVDIGAIEFIHKRLIELRDEGKAILLVSVELEEILALSDRILVMAGGQITGEVAAKDADTISLGLLMGGHKH, encoded by the coding sequence ATGACCGAGTTTGCCATTGAACTGACAGGCATCAACAAGAGCTTTGGCGCCGTCAAGGCCAACCGCGACGTGACGATGAGCGTGCCGAAGGGAAGCATACACGGCATCATCGGCGAGAACGGCGCCGGCAAGTCCACGCTGATGAGCATTCTGTACGGCTACTACCACGCCGACAGCGGCACCATCCGCGTGAACGGCAAGGATGTCCGCATCCGCAACAGCCAGGAAGCCATCCGACTGGGAATCGGCATGGTCCACCAGCACTTCATGCTGGTGGAGACCTTCACTGTGCTGGAAAACATCGTGCTGGGCGCCGAAGGCGGCCGGCTGCTCAAGGGCGGCATGGAGCAGGCCCGCGAGCATCTGAAGGAACTGAACAAGAACTACTCGCTGGAAGTGGATCCGGACGCGCTGGTCGGCGACCTGGGCGTGGGCCTGCAGCAGCGGGTGGAAATCCTGAAGGCGCTGTACCGCGGCGCCGACGTGCTGATCCTGGACGAGCCGACCGCGGTGCTGACGCCGCAGGAGGCCGACCACCTGTTCCACATCCTGCGCTCGCTGAAAGCGCAGGGCAAGACCGTGATCCTGATCACCCACAAGCTGCGCGAGGTGATGGATATCACCGACAATGTCAGCGTGATGCGCGCCGGCACCGTGGTGGACAACGTCCGCACCTGCGACGTGGACAAGGAAAAGCTGGCCGACCTGATGGTGGGCCGCAAGGTGTCGCTGAAGGTGGACAAGGCCGATAGCCAGGCCGGCGCCGCCGTGCTGGACGTCCAGGGCCTGACGCTGATCGACGAGCGCAAGGTCAAGCTGCTGGACAACCTGAACTTCCAGGTCCGGGCGGGAGAGATCGTCGGCATCGCCGGCGTATCCGGCAACGGCCAGTCCGAATTGCTGGAAGTGCTGGCCGGCATGCGCGATCCGAGCGCGGGCGCCGTGGTCTACAAGGGCGAAGACCTGCTCAAGCTGCCGTGCCGCCGCAAGCCGCGCGCCGCCGTCTACCGCCAGCGCGGCATCGGCCACATTCCGGAAGACCGTTCGCGCGAGGGCCTGGTCAAGGCTTTCTCCACTTTCGAGAACGCCATCCTCGGCTACCACGACGACAAGACGCTGAACAGCGGTCCGCTGTACTCGCGCAAGAAGCTGGTAGAGCGCACCCGAGACTTCATCGCCCAGTTCGACATCCGTCCGGGCAACCCGCTGCTGCGCGTGGGCCTCCTGTCCGGCGGCAACCAGCAGAAAGTGGTGCTGGCGCGGGAAATCCACGCCAACCCGGACCTGCTCTTGATCGGCCAGCCGACGCGCGGCGTCGACATCGGCGCGATCGAATTCATCCACAAGCGGCTGATCGAGCTGCGCGACGAAGGCAAGGCCATCTTGCTGGTCTCGGTGGAACTTGAGGAAATCCTGGCCTTGTCCGACCGCATCCTGGTGATGGCCGGCGGCCAGATCACCGGCGAAGTGGCGGCCAAGGACGCCGACACCATTTCCCTCGGCCTGCTCATGGGGGGGCACAAGCATTGA
- a CDS encoding ABC transporter permease: MKFGQPSTLPRWAQLTILPALNLLAALLVTGLVTWMIGENPWECLQLLIHGAFGYGEGIGYTLFYTTSFIFAGLSVATAFHAGLFNIGGEGQAYLAGLGVTLVMLGFDHALPPYVLIPLAMLAAMGFGAAWAYIPAYLQAKRGSHIVVTTIMFNFIAYSLMLYLISHQLIEAGSQNPTTRLFAENGWIPQMHELFAFLPNSPLNLSFVFALLAAGLFYLIVWHSRWGFTLRTVGTNEHAAGYAGMSVSRVIIVAMCVSGALVGLASVNDLLGSSHRMNVLFTNGVGFVGIAVALMGRNHPVGIILSALLFGALTQGGSDLSFEKPMITREMILFIQGLIILFCGALENLFEPFIAGLFKRKDK, translated from the coding sequence TTGAAATTCGGACAACCATCCACTCTGCCGCGTTGGGCGCAGCTGACCATCCTGCCGGCGCTCAACCTGCTGGCCGCCTTACTGGTGACGGGCCTCGTCACCTGGATGATTGGCGAGAACCCCTGGGAATGCCTGCAGCTGCTGATCCACGGCGCCTTCGGCTACGGTGAGGGCATAGGCTACACGCTGTTTTACACCACCAGCTTCATTTTCGCCGGCCTGTCGGTGGCCACCGCCTTCCACGCCGGGCTGTTCAACATCGGCGGCGAAGGCCAGGCCTATCTGGCCGGCCTGGGCGTGACGCTGGTGATGCTGGGCTTCGACCACGCGCTGCCGCCCTATGTGCTGATTCCGCTGGCCATGCTGGCGGCGATGGGCTTCGGCGCGGCCTGGGCCTACATCCCGGCCTACCTGCAGGCCAAGCGCGGCAGCCACATCGTGGTCACCACCATCATGTTCAACTTCATCGCCTACTCGCTGATGTTGTACCTGATCAGCCACCAGCTGATCGAAGCCGGCTCGCAGAACCCGACCACACGCCTGTTCGCCGAGAACGGCTGGATTCCGCAGATGCACGAGCTGTTCGCCTTCCTGCCGAATTCGCCGCTGAACCTGAGCTTCGTGTTCGCGCTGCTGGCGGCCGGCCTGTTCTACCTGATCGTCTGGCACAGCCGCTGGGGCTTCACGCTGCGCACCGTCGGCACCAACGAGCACGCCGCCGGCTACGCCGGCATGAGCGTCAGCCGCGTGATCATCGTGGCAATGTGCGTGTCCGGCGCGCTGGTGGGCCTGGCCTCGGTCAACGACCTCTTGGGCTCCTCGCATCGGATGAACGTGCTGTTCACCAACGGCGTCGGCTTCGTCGGCATCGCCGTGGCGCTGATGGGCCGCAACCACCCGGTGGGCATCATCCTGTCCGCGCTGCTGTTCGGCGCGCTGACCCAGGGCGGCTCCGACCTGTCGTTCGAAAAACCGATGATCACCCGCGAGATGATCCTGTTCATCCAGGGCCTGATCATCCTGTTCTGCGGCGCGCTGGAAAACCTGTTCGAGCCGTTCATCGCCGGCCTGTTCAAGCGCAAGGACAAGTAA
- a CDS encoding ABC transporter permease — translation MEMFFSLLDSTVRVATPLVLAALAGMFSERSGVVDISLEGKMLAAAFASAAAAYVTHNPWIGLLAGMMAAVSLAMVHAFVSVTYNGNQLISGMAINTIASGITPVLALAWFQQGGNSPQLPDDGRFHEITLPFADALRDVPVVGLVYSKLISGHSILVYLTVFIIIPLVTWVLYKTRFGLRLRAVGENPHAADTAGISVAKVRYTALFWGGMLCGMAGTYLSVYQTGSFIKEMTAGKGFLALAALIFGKWRPVPAVIGCLLFAFADAIQIRLEGVALPVVGQIPSQAIAVIPYVLTVLLLAGFVGRALAPKAIGVPFVKSR, via the coding sequence ATGGAAATGTTCTTCAGTCTTCTCGATTCCACCGTGCGCGTGGCCACGCCGCTGGTGCTGGCCGCGCTGGCCGGCATGTTCTCCGAGCGCTCCGGCGTGGTGGACATCAGCCTGGAAGGCAAGATGCTGGCGGCGGCCTTCGCCTCCGCCGCCGCGGCCTACGTCACCCACAACCCGTGGATCGGCCTGCTGGCCGGCATGATGGCCGCGGTGTCGCTGGCCATGGTGCACGCCTTCGTTTCCGTCACCTACAACGGCAACCAGCTGATTTCCGGCATGGCGATCAACACCATCGCCTCCGGCATCACGCCGGTGCTGGCGCTGGCCTGGTTCCAGCAGGGCGGCAACTCGCCGCAGCTGCCGGACGACGGACGTTTCCATGAAATCACGCTGCCGTTCGCCGACGCGCTGCGCGACGTGCCGGTAGTGGGGCTGGTCTACAGCAAGCTGATTTCCGGCCACAGCATCCTGGTGTACCTGACGGTGTTCATCATCATTCCGCTGGTGACCTGGGTGCTGTACAAGACCCGATTCGGCCTGCGCCTGCGCGCGGTGGGCGAGAATCCGCATGCCGCCGACACCGCCGGCATCTCGGTGGCCAAGGTGCGTTACACGGCGCTGTTCTGGGGCGGCATGCTGTGCGGCATGGCCGGCACCTATCTGTCCGTGTACCAGACCGGCAGCTTCATCAAGGAAATGACCGCCGGCAAGGGCTTCCTGGCGCTGGCGGCGTTGATCTTCGGCAAATGGCGCCCGGTGCCGGCGGTGATCGGCTGCCTGCTGTTCGCCTTCGCCGACGCGATCCAGATCCGCCTGGAAGGCGTGGCGCTGCCGGTAGTGGGCCAGATCCCGTCGCAGGCGATCGCCGTGATTCCCTACGTGCTGACCGTGCTGCTGCTGGCCGGCTTCGTCGGCCGCGCGCTGGCGCCCAAGGCCATCGGCGTGCCTTTCGTCAAGTCGCGCTGA
- the glp gene encoding molybdopterin molybdotransferase MoeA: MLSYQQARDWLLERAKPLNTHQELPLMQALGRVLAQPVAAGMDVPPHDNSAMDGYALRCADLAPAMAVTQRVPAGSVPAPLQAGTAARIFTGAPIPPGADAVIMQEQADLDGEGRVTFSAEPSPGQNIRRRGEDIAAGQRILEAGRKLSAADLGLAASIGLARLPVLPRLRVAAFFTGDELVEPGQPLAEGQIYNSNRYWLLPALQQLGCEVIDLGHVGDALEPTRQLLRDAAMVADVVITCGGVSVGEEDHVKAAVEAEGELTLWKVAIKPGKPLAYGKVGSADFIGLPGNPVSGYVTLQTLIKPFLQKRMGLEVPPPETQRLPAAFAWDKPDTRRSEFLRVRKLAGQLQLYPQQGSGVLMSCAWADGLVWLQPGQQVKPGDELAYLELT; this comes from the coding sequence ATGCTGAGCTATCAACAGGCGCGGGACTGGCTGCTGGAGCGCGCCAAACCGCTGAACACCCATCAAGAATTGCCGCTGATGCAAGCGTTGGGCCGCGTGTTGGCCCAGCCGGTGGCGGCCGGCATGGACGTGCCGCCGCACGACAACAGCGCGATGGACGGTTACGCGCTGCGTTGCGCCGACCTGGCGCCGGCGATGGCGGTGACGCAGCGGGTGCCTGCCGGCAGCGTGCCGGCGCCGCTCCAGGCCGGCACCGCGGCGCGGATCTTCACCGGCGCGCCGATTCCGCCGGGCGCGGACGCGGTGATCATGCAGGAGCAGGCGGATCTGGACGGCGAGGGTCGTGTGACTTTCAGCGCGGAGCCCAGCCCCGGGCAGAACATCCGCCGCCGCGGCGAGGACATCGCTGCCGGCCAGCGCATTCTGGAAGCCGGGCGCAAGCTGTCCGCCGCCGATCTGGGGCTGGCGGCCTCCATCGGCCTGGCGCGGCTGCCGGTGCTGCCGCGGTTGCGGGTGGCTGCCTTCTTCACCGGCGACGAGCTGGTGGAGCCGGGCCAGCCGCTGGCCGAAGGCCAGATCTACAACTCCAACCGCTACTGGCTGCTGCCGGCTTTGCAGCAGCTGGGCTGCGAGGTGATCGACCTCGGCCATGTCGGCGACGCGCTGGAGCCCACCCGGCAGCTGCTGCGCGACGCGGCGATGGTGGCCGACGTGGTGATCACCTGCGGCGGCGTGTCGGTCGGCGAGGAGGACCACGTCAAGGCCGCGGTGGAGGCGGAGGGCGAGCTCACGCTGTGGAAGGTGGCGATCAAGCCGGGCAAGCCGCTGGCCTATGGCAAGGTGGGCAGCGCGGATTTCATCGGCCTGCCCGGCAATCCGGTGTCCGGCTACGTGACGCTGCAGACGCTGATCAAGCCTTTCCTGCAGAAGCGGATGGGCCTGGAGGTGCCGCCGCCGGAGACGCAGCGGTTGCCGGCCGCCTTCGCCTGGGACAAGCCGGACACGCGCCGCAGCGAGTTCCTGCGCGTGCGCAAACTGGCGGGCCAGCTGCAGCTGTATCCGCAGCAGGGCTCCGGCGTGCTGATGTCCTGCGCCTGGGCGGACGGCCTGGTCTGGCTGCAGCCGGGCCAGCAGGTGAAGCCGGGCGACGAACTGGCTTACCTGGAGCTGACGTGA
- a CDS encoding 2Fe-2S iron-sulfur cluster-binding protein, whose amino-acid sequence MTRIRFVSESGALLNESDAMPGDNLLDVARLADVPLHWRCGQGTCGTCKVRIAGMAAPQRPGRKERNVLQRAGAIGAELAACEEWREAEPWRLACHLAVEEESWVVRCPDY is encoded by the coding sequence GTGACGCGAATACGTTTCGTCAGCGAGAGCGGGGCCTTGCTGAACGAGTCGGATGCGATGCCGGGCGACAATCTGCTGGACGTCGCCCGCCTGGCCGACGTGCCGCTGCACTGGCGCTGCGGCCAGGGCACCTGCGGCACCTGCAAGGTCCGTATCGCCGGCATGGCCGCGCCGCAGCGGCCGGGCCGCAAGGAGCGCAATGTGCTGCAACGGGCCGGCGCGATCGGCGCGGAGCTGGCGGCATGCGAGGAATGGCGTGAAGCGGAACCGTGGCGGCTGGCTTGCCACCTGGCGGTGGAGGAAGAGAGCTGGGTGGTTCGTTGTCCCGACTATTGA
- a CDS encoding AI-2E family transporter, whose product MPPLPNAFPNVSILGAFRVAILALLVVACLKVLQPFLGALTWAAIIAISAWPLYSRLKLRLRGRHKLAALLIVLALSAALAIPIGLMALTLADTLPHLANLAHDLTSFRLPDAPAWLTNLPVVGDSLQKLWQSTQADLPGFFEKVRPAINQAALWLLSGGANLGLSLLEIVLAIAVAGLLLINGDKLWDLVERIVVKLGGETAGDLPEVIARTIRSVTTGVVGTALAQTILCVIGLLIAGVPGALVLGFLCFIVAVAQMPTLVVWLPAAAWVFYTGHTGLGVFLLIWGFLLINTIDNILKPLLISQGAQMPLSVIFLGVIGGLIAWGVIGLFIGPTLLAVGLTMLRHWLQREDNEELACEGEQG is encoded by the coding sequence ATGCCGCCCCTCCCCAACGCTTTTCCCAATGTCAGCATACTCGGCGCCTTTCGCGTCGCCATACTGGCGTTGCTGGTGGTCGCTTGCCTGAAAGTGCTGCAACCCTTCCTCGGCGCGCTGACCTGGGCCGCCATCATCGCCATTTCCGCCTGGCCGCTGTACAGCCGGCTCAAGCTGCGGCTGCGCGGCCGCCACAAGCTGGCGGCGCTGCTGATCGTGCTGGCGCTGTCCGCCGCGCTGGCCATTCCCATCGGCCTGATGGCGCTGACACTGGCCGACACGCTCCCGCATCTGGCCAATCTGGCCCATGACCTGACCAGTTTCCGGCTGCCCGACGCGCCGGCATGGCTGACCAATCTTCCGGTTGTCGGCGACAGCCTGCAGAAGCTGTGGCAAAGCACCCAGGCAGACCTGCCCGGCTTCTTCGAGAAAGTCCGTCCCGCGATCAATCAGGCGGCGCTGTGGCTGCTGTCCGGCGGCGCCAATCTGGGTCTGAGCCTGCTGGAAATCGTGTTGGCCATCGCCGTCGCCGGTCTGCTGCTGATCAACGGCGACAAGCTGTGGGATCTGGTGGAGCGCATCGTGGTCAAGCTGGGCGGAGAAACCGCCGGCGACCTGCCCGAGGTGATCGCCCGCACCATACGCAGCGTCACCACCGGCGTGGTCGGCACCGCGCTGGCGCAGACCATCCTGTGCGTGATCGGCTTGTTGATCGCCGGCGTGCCTGGCGCGCTGGTGCTGGGCTTTTTGTGCTTCATCGTCGCGGTGGCGCAGATGCCGACGCTGGTCGTCTGGCTGCCGGCCGCCGCCTGGGTATTCTACACCGGCCACACCGGGCTGGGCGTGTTCCTGCTGATCTGGGGTTTCCTGCTGATCAACACCATAGACAACATCCTGAAGCCGCTGTTGATCAGCCAAGGCGCGCAGATGCCGCTGTCGGTGATCTTCCTCGGCGTGATCGGCGGCCTGATCGCCTGGGGGGTGATCGGCCTGTTCATCGGCCCCACCCTGCTGGCGGTAGGCCTGACCATGCTGCGCCATTGGCTGCAGCGCGAGGACAACGAGGAGCTGGCCTGCGAGGGCGAGCAGGGCTGA
- a CDS encoding protein-disulfide reductase DsbD, with protein sequence MQAYLHSFYRSAWLWLASVIACLGLALPAHAVNQDDLLPPEQAFAAQVSRSGDQLQLTLEVAPGYYLYRDRISISTTPADLAGKPTLPAAQEKNDPYFGKQQIYHGKQLITIPLAAGAPADFQLNVKLQGCAEAGVCYPPYTHKLKVGQAGAAGNKLSAWTEVDSSGKASAGNSELAARGWLATLGTFLLAGLGMAFTACMYPLLPIVSSLIAGQGATLSRGRGFLLSLLYVQGLALTYTAVGVVAGLTGSLLTVWLQQPAVVLSASALMVVFALSMFDLFSIQLPSALQSRLADTSNRLTGGKAATVFLMGALSALIIGPCVAPPLALALGYIGSTGDAVLGGAALYAMAMGLGLPLIAIGTFGGHVLPRAGHWMKAVKSAFGVVMLGLAIWLATPFLPPPLVMLLWAALLIGSAVFLGAFDSLSSATKASARLGKALGLLLFLLGGAQLVGLLSGADNPRYPLKLLAASSAEGAVQQHFQPIRSSAELDAKLAEAKAAGKPLLLDFYADWCVACKEMEADVFPQQQAAAQMQRFVLLRADVTANTPEHQALLKRFGLFGPPGIILFDSQSRESNRVVGYTPADAFARELAKVAN encoded by the coding sequence GTGCAAGCATACCTCCATTCGTTTTACCGATCGGCCTGGCTATGGCTGGCGTCCGTGATCGCCTGTCTCGGCCTGGCCCTGCCCGCGCACGCGGTCAACCAGGACGACCTGCTCCCGCCGGAGCAGGCTTTCGCCGCCCAGGTCAGCCGCAGCGGCGACCAGCTCCAGCTGACGCTGGAGGTCGCGCCCGGATACTACCTGTACCGCGACCGCATCAGCATCAGCACCACGCCCGCCGACCTGGCCGGCAAGCCGACGCTGCCCGCCGCCCAGGAAAAAAATGACCCTTACTTCGGCAAGCAGCAGATTTACCATGGCAAGCAGCTGATCACCATCCCGCTGGCCGCCGGCGCGCCGGCCGACTTCCAGCTGAACGTGAAGCTGCAAGGCTGCGCCGAAGCCGGCGTCTGCTACCCGCCTTACACCCACAAGCTGAAGGTGGGACAGGCCGGCGCCGCGGGCAACAAGCTCAGCGCCTGGACGGAGGTCGACTCGTCGGGAAAAGCTTCGGCCGGTAACAGCGAGTTGGCCGCCAGGGGTTGGCTGGCCACACTGGGCACCTTCCTGCTGGCGGGTCTGGGCATGGCGTTCACCGCCTGCATGTACCCGCTGCTGCCCATCGTTTCATCGCTGATTGCCGGCCAAGGCGCAACCCTCAGCCGCGGCCGCGGTTTCCTGCTGTCCCTGCTTTACGTGCAAGGCCTGGCGCTCACCTACACCGCCGTCGGCGTCGTCGCCGGGCTGACCGGCTCGCTGCTGACCGTATGGCTGCAGCAGCCGGCGGTGGTGCTGTCCGCCAGCGCGCTGATGGTGGTGTTCGCGCTATCCATGTTCGACCTGTTCTCCATCCAGTTGCCCAGCGCCCTGCAGTCCCGCCTGGCCGACACCTCCAACCGGCTCACCGGCGGCAAGGCCGCCACCGTGTTTCTGATGGGCGCGCTGTCGGCGCTGATCATCGGCCCCTGCGTGGCCCCGCCGCTGGCCTTGGCGCTGGGCTATATCGGCAGCACCGGCGACGCCGTGCTGGGCGGCGCGGCGCTGTATGCGATGGCCATGGGCCTGGGCCTGCCGCTGATCGCCATCGGCACCTTCGGCGGCCACGTGCTGCCGCGCGCCGGCCACTGGATGAAGGCGGTGAAGTCCGCGTTCGGCGTGGTGATGCTGGGCCTCGCCATCTGGCTGGCCACGCCTTTCCTGCCGCCGCCGCTGGTGATGCTGCTGTGGGCGGCGCTGCTGATCGGCTCGGCGGTGTTTCTCGGCGCCTTCGACAGCCTGTCGTCCGCCACCAAGGCCAGCGCGCGCCTGGGCAAGGCGCTGGGCCTGCTGCTGTTCCTGCTGGGCGGCGCCCAGCTGGTCGGCCTCTTGTCCGGCGCCGACAACCCGCGCTATCCGCTGAAGCTGCTCGCCGCCAGCAGCGCCGAGGGCGCCGTTCAGCAGCATTTCCAGCCGATCCGTTCGAGCGCGGAACTGGACGCCAAGCTGGCCGAGGCCAAGGCCGCCGGCAAGCCGCTGCTGCTGGACTTCTACGCCGACTGGTGCGTGGCCTGCAAGGAAATGGAGGCCGACGTCTTCCCGCAGCAACAGGCGGCGGCGCAGATGCAGCGCTTCGTGTTGCTGCGCGCCGACGTCACCGCCAACACGCCCGAGCACCAGGCGCTGCTCAAGCGCTTCGGCTTGTTCGGCCCGCCGGGCATCATCCTGTTCGACAGCCAATCCCGCGAAAGCAACCGCGTGGTCGGCTACACCCCCGCCGACGCATTTGCCCGCGAGCTGGCCAAGGTGGCAAACTAG
- a CDS encoding alpha/beta fold hydrolase, translated as MREAIHFAHANSFPGSVYGKMLGKLAEGRDVGYLDTIGHDPDYPVTDCWPYLVDESVRFIETRYRGPVVGVGHSLGGFLMFYAALKRPDLFRAIIILDSPLMGPSRSFGIWLAKRLGFIQRVTPGGDTLRRRDNWATVEMAHDYFARKPKFARFDPDCLADYALHGTQDDGKGGRRLKFRPQVEHDIYATLPHDFPRHKGKLKVPAALLAGEASDVLRDGDLAFMRKHFSVKVGKQAGSHLFPLEKPLETAASIERLLAQLEDRGWA; from the coding sequence ATGCGAGAAGCCATTCATTTCGCTCATGCGAACAGCTTTCCCGGATCGGTTTACGGCAAGATGCTGGGCAAGCTGGCCGAAGGCCGCGACGTCGGCTATCTGGATACGATAGGCCATGACCCGGACTACCCGGTGACGGATTGTTGGCCGTATCTGGTGGACGAGAGCGTCCGCTTCATCGAAACGCGATACCGGGGCCCGGTCGTCGGCGTCGGCCATTCGCTCGGCGGTTTCCTGATGTTTTACGCGGCGCTGAAACGTCCGGATCTTTTCCGCGCCATCATCATCCTGGATTCGCCGCTGATGGGGCCGTCGCGTTCCTTCGGCATCTGGCTGGCCAAGCGGCTGGGCTTCATTCAGCGGGTGACGCCGGGCGGCGACACGCTGCGGCGGCGCGACAACTGGGCGACGGTGGAGATGGCGCATGATTATTTCGCGCGCAAACCCAAATTCGCCCGTTTCGATCCAGATTGCCTGGCCGACTACGCCTTGCACGGCACGCAGGACGATGGCAAGGGCGGCCGCCGGCTCAAATTCCGCCCGCAGGTGGAGCACGACATTTACGCGACCCTGCCGCATGATTTCCCCCGCCACAAGGGGAAGCTGAAGGTGCCGGCCGCGCTGCTGGCCGGCGAGGCTTCGGACGTGCTGCGCGACGGCGACCTGGCTTTCATGCGCAAGCACTTCTCGGTGAAGGTGGGCAAGCAGGCGGGCAGCCACCTGTTCCCATTGGAGAAACCGCTGGAAACCGCGGCCAGCATCGAACGCCTGCTGGCGCAGCTGGAGGACCGAGGCTGGGCGTGA
- the pheA gene encoding prephenate dehydratase — translation MSEERLKQHRNAIDAIDVEVLKLLNQRASHAREIGEIKGGGVIYRPEREAQVLRRLKDLNPGPLPSESVARLFREVMSECLALEKPLSIAYLGPEGTFSQLATIKHFGHAARAVACSSIDEAFRLVESRALDYVVAPVENSTEGAVGRTLDLMVSSPLKICGEVVLRIHHHLLRKVEGVDGIRRVYAHAQALAQCHEWLNKNLPADVERVSVASNAEAARLAAEDDTAAAIAGQAAAERYALVKLAENVEDEPNNTTRFLVLGLQDVGPSGQDKTSIVVSAPNRPGAVHQLLEPVAANGVSMSKFESRPSRAGLWDYVFFIDLEGHRQDERVLKALAGLGERTSFVKVLGSYPTAVL, via the coding sequence GTGTCTGAAGAACGTCTCAAGCAACACCGCAACGCCATCGACGCCATCGACGTCGAAGTCCTCAAACTGCTGAACCAGCGCGCCAGCCATGCCCGCGAGATCGGAGAGATCAAGGGCGGCGGCGTCATCTACCGCCCGGAACGGGAGGCTCAGGTGCTGCGCCGGCTGAAGGATCTGAATCCCGGTCCGCTGCCCAGCGAGTCCGTCGCCCGCCTGTTCCGCGAGGTGATGTCAGAATGCCTGGCGTTGGAAAAGCCGTTGTCCATCGCCTACCTGGGGCCGGAAGGCACCTTCAGCCAGCTGGCCACCATCAAGCACTTCGGCCACGCGGCCCGCGCCGTGGCCTGTAGTTCGATAGACGAGGCGTTCCGGCTGGTGGAGTCGCGCGCGCTCGACTACGTGGTGGCGCCGGTGGAGAATTCCACCGAAGGCGCCGTGGGCCGCACGCTGGACTTGATGGTGAGCTCGCCGTTGAAGATCTGCGGCGAGGTAGTGCTGCGCATCCATCACCACCTGCTGCGCAAGGTGGAGGGCGTGGACGGCATCCGCCGCGTGTATGCCCACGCCCAGGCGCTGGCGCAATGCCATGAATGGCTGAACAAGAACCTGCCGGCCGACGTGGAGCGCGTGTCGGTGGCCAGCAACGCCGAGGCCGCTCGCCTGGCCGCGGAGGATGACACCGCCGCGGCCATCGCCGGCCAGGCCGCTGCCGAACGTTACGCGCTGGTCAAGCTGGCGGAAAATGTCGAAGACGAGCCGAACAATACCACCCGCTTCCTGGTGCTGGGATTGCAGGATGTCGGCCCCAGCGGGCAGGACAAGACCTCCATCGTGGTCTCCGCGCCCAACCGGCCGGGTGCGGTCCACCAGTTGCTGGAGCCGGTGGCGGCCAACGGCGTGTCGATGAGCAAGTTCGAGTCGCGCCCATCGCGCGCGGGGCTGTGGGACTACGTGTTCTTCATAGACCTGGAAGGCCACCGGCAGGACGAGCGCGTATTGAAGGCGCTGGCTGGCCTGGGTGAGCGCACGTCCTTCGTCAAAGTGTTGGGCTCTTATCCGACCGCGGTGTTGTGA
- a CDS encoding TIGR00730 family Rossman fold protein — MKSICLFCGSNKGGKPEYEEAARVFGRTLAEQGITLVYGAGKVGLMGLAADAALEAGGKVIGVIPEFLKAKEVAHLGLTELHITETMHQRKAMMAQLSDGFIALPGGFGTFDELFEILTWAQLSVHNKPVGVLDAGGFYQPLRALVEHAVSEGFVPKGNQDLFRIERDLPALLSWMRQYQPSHVAKWLDLART; from the coding sequence ATGAAATCGATTTGCCTGTTTTGCGGTTCCAACAAAGGCGGCAAGCCGGAGTACGAGGAAGCTGCCCGGGTATTCGGCCGCACCTTGGCCGAGCAAGGCATCACCCTGGTGTACGGCGCGGGCAAGGTGGGCCTGATGGGCTTGGCCGCCGACGCCGCGCTGGAAGCCGGGGGCAAGGTGATCGGCGTGATCCCGGAATTCCTCAAGGCCAAGGAAGTGGCGCACCTGGGCCTGACCGAGCTGCACATCACCGAAACCATGCATCAGCGCAAGGCCATGATGGCGCAGCTGTCCGACGGCTTCATCGCCTTGCCGGGCGGTTTCGGCACTTTCGACGAGCTGTTCGAGATCCTGACCTGGGCGCAGCTGTCGGTGCACAACAAGCCGGTGGGCGTGCTGGATGCCGGCGGATTCTATCAGCCCTTGCGGGCGCTGGTGGAACACGCGGTCAGCGAAGGCTTCGTCCCCAAGGGCAATCAGGACCTGTTCCGCATCGAGCGCGATCTGCCGGCGCTGTTGAGCTGGATGCGGCAATACCAGCCCAGCCACGTCGCCAAGTGGCTGGATCTGGCGCGTACTTGA